Proteins encoded within one genomic window of Brachybacterium sp. P6-10-X1:
- the tatA gene encoding Sec-independent protein translocase subunit TatA, which translates to MSFFRSPWPIVILVVLVILLFGANKLPGLARNMGKSMRVFKSEVDELRGDETEEGEDEEPRSRTSRDRDDRRSRDDREDQDDRGDRRSRDDRDDRRARDDREYDPRDEDEPESVRHREDGDSYRRD; encoded by the coding sequence ATGAGTTTCTTCCGTAGCCCCTGGCCGATCGTCATCCTGGTCGTGCTGGTGATCCTGCTGTTCGGGGCGAACAAGCTTCCCGGCCTCGCCCGCAACATGGGCAAGTCCATGCGGGTGTTCAAGAGCGAGGTCGACGAGCTTCGCGGCGACGAGACCGAGGAGGGGGAGGACGAGGAGCCCCGCTCCCGCACCTCCCGTGACCGCGATGACCGTCGCTCGCGCGACGATCGCGAGGACCAGGACGACCGGGGCGACCGCCGCTCCCGCGATGACCGCGACGACCGCCGTGCGAGGGACGACCGCGAGTACGATCCCCGCGACGAGGACGAGCCCGAGAGCGTCCGTCACCGCGAGGACGGCGACTCCTACCGTCGCGACTGA
- a CDS encoding RNA helicase: protein MSSPSERYAAWQAEKTLTASELGAFTTRYDFALDDFQLSGCRVLEDGSSVLVAAPTGAGKTVVGEFAVHLARARGRKVFYTAPIKALSNQKFTELVDWLGHEAVGLLTGDTSIRPDADVVVMTTEVLRNMLYADSPLLEGLGFVVMDEVHYLADRLRGPVWEEVIIHLDPSVQLVALSATVSNAEEFGAWLQEVRGATEIVVSETRPVPLWQHVVVGEELMDLFVDDHGEAVVSHGPGVRGTRHVNPEIERVTSFSLPVDERSGRSRGRAPAGRKGTSGRHRPRGSGRHRPLHKRPGGDRGAPRGGPAEGPRPPRRPELVRILDDAALLPAIMFIFSRAGCEGAVQQCARVRLRLTDEGERSAIRAVLDDRLAPIGIEDEEILGIAAFRRAVLDGYAAHHAGMLPLLKTVVEELFASGLLKVVFATETLALGINMPARSVVLEKLVKFNGVDHADLTPGEYTQLTGRAGRRGIDTEGHAVVVAGPRFDADAVGSLASRRTYPLRSAFRPTPNMTVNLLDRFDLSRARETLETSFAQFQADRSVVGLASRARELEDTADSYREAVTCDRGDLLEYAEIQERISEREKSLSRARAAADRDRTRTVLGGLRRGEVIAVPGGKRRGYAVVLDVDPVVLGGPQVDLLDTEGRRRTLRPGDVPSSPAVIDTLRLPRRDALGSSKVRKDTAAALRQSLSGRDEPRREVRARTERTPSTAASDEQLQQLREELRAHPCADCPELESHLRWVGRWRKARTDLEGVQRRIQGRTSSLARRFDRLADLLVELGYLAREDEELVPTPGGLRLRRLFSDRDLLIAQCLEHGAWTGLDAPGLAAVVSAAVHESRRDDRAPEIIADPAVRAALEATGHLAAELQAAESRHGIDPTTPPDPAISAIVHRWARGAHLAAALDGNDLPPGDFVRHCRQVIDLLDQLTADEELGAIAHRAVGAVRRGLVAQEIDR from the coding sequence GTGAGCTCGCCCTCGGAGCGCTACGCCGCCTGGCAGGCGGAGAAGACCTTGACCGCCTCCGAGCTCGGGGCCTTCACCACCCGCTACGACTTCGCGCTGGACGATTTCCAGCTGTCCGGCTGCCGGGTCCTCGAGGACGGAAGCTCCGTGCTGGTCGCCGCGCCGACGGGTGCCGGCAAGACCGTCGTCGGCGAGTTCGCCGTCCATCTCGCCCGCGCCCGTGGCCGGAAGGTGTTCTACACCGCTCCGATCAAGGCGCTGTCGAACCAGAAGTTCACCGAGCTGGTGGACTGGCTCGGCCATGAGGCGGTGGGGCTGCTGACCGGCGACACCTCCATCCGGCCCGACGCCGACGTGGTGGTGATGACCACCGAGGTGCTGCGCAACATGCTCTATGCCGACTCCCCGCTGCTGGAGGGGCTCGGCTTCGTGGTGATGGACGAGGTCCACTATCTGGCCGATCGCCTGCGCGGCCCGGTGTGGGAGGAGGTCATCATCCACCTCGACCCCTCCGTGCAGCTGGTCGCGCTCTCGGCGACGGTCTCGAACGCGGAGGAGTTCGGCGCCTGGCTGCAGGAGGTGCGCGGGGCCACCGAGATCGTGGTCTCCGAGACCCGCCCGGTGCCGCTGTGGCAGCACGTCGTGGTCGGCGAGGAGCTCATGGACCTCTTCGTCGACGACCACGGCGAGGCGGTCGTCTCCCACGGACCGGGGGTCCGCGGCACGCGGCACGTGAACCCGGAGATCGAGCGGGTCACCTCGTTCTCCCTGCCCGTGGACGAACGCTCGGGGCGCAGCCGCGGACGAGCGCCCGCCGGCCGCAAGGGGACCAGCGGTCGGCACCGCCCGCGCGGATCCGGCCGGCATCGGCCGCTGCACAAGCGACCCGGGGGCGACCGCGGGGCTCCGCGCGGAGGGCCGGCCGAGGGCCCCCGCCCCCCGCGTCGACCTGAGCTCGTGCGGATTCTCGACGACGCCGCGCTGCTGCCGGCGATCATGTTCATCTTCTCCCGGGCCGGCTGCGAGGGCGCGGTCCAGCAGTGCGCACGGGTCCGCCTGCGCCTGACCGACGAGGGCGAGCGCAGCGCGATCCGCGCCGTCCTGGACGACCGTCTGGCCCCGATCGGGATCGAGGACGAGGAGATCCTCGGCATCGCGGCGTTCCGCCGCGCGGTGCTCGACGGCTACGCCGCCCATCACGCCGGGATGCTCCCGCTGCTGAAGACCGTCGTCGAGGAGCTCTTCGCGAGCGGCCTGCTCAAGGTCGTCTTCGCCACCGAGACCCTGGCGCTCGGCATCAACATGCCGGCGCGCTCGGTGGTGCTGGAGAAGCTGGTCAAGTTCAACGGGGTCGACCACGCCGACCTCACGCCCGGGGAGTACACGCAGCTCACCGGCCGGGCGGGGCGTCGCGGCATCGACACCGAGGGGCACGCCGTCGTCGTGGCCGGGCCCCGGTTCGACGCCGATGCGGTCGGTTCGCTCGCCTCCCGACGTACCTACCCGCTGCGCTCCGCCTTCCGGCCCACCCCGAACATGACCGTGAACCTGCTGGACCGCTTCGACCTCTCCCGGGCGCGGGAGACGCTGGAGACCAGCTTCGCCCAGTTCCAGGCGGACCGCTCCGTGGTGGGTCTCGCGAGCCGCGCCCGAGAGCTCGAGGACACCGCCGACTCCTACCGCGAAGCCGTCACCTGCGATCGGGGCGATCTGCTCGAGTACGCCGAGATCCAGGAGCGGATCAGCGAGCGGGAGAAGTCCCTGTCCCGGGCCCGGGCCGCCGCCGATCGTGACCGCACCCGCACGGTGCTCGGCGGGCTGCGACGCGGCGAGGTGATCGCCGTGCCGGGGGGCAAGCGCCGCGGCTACGCGGTGGTGCTGGACGTGGACCCCGTCGTGCTCGGGGGCCCGCAGGTCGATCTGCTGGACACCGAGGGCCGCCGACGCACCCTCCGGCCCGGGGACGTGCCGTCCTCCCCGGCCGTCATCGACACCTTGCGCCTGCCCCGCCGGGACGCGCTCGGCAGCTCCAAGGTGCGCAAGGACACCGCGGCCGCGCTGCGCCAGAGCCTCTCCGGCCGTGACGAACCCCGGCGGGAGGTGCGCGCCCGCACCGAGCGCACCCCGTCGACCGCCGCGAGCGACGAGCAGCTCCAGCAGCTGCGCGAGGAGCTGCGCGCCCACCCCTGCGCCGACTGCCCGGAGCTGGAGTCCCATCTGCGCTGGGTGGGCCGCTGGAGGAAGGCGCGCACGGACCTCGAAGGAGTCCAGCGCCGTATCCAGGGACGGACCAGCTCGCTGGCACGGCGGTTCGACCGCCTCGCCGATCTGCTCGTCGAGCTCGGCTATCTCGCCCGCGAGGACGAGGAGCTGGTCCCCACCCCCGGCGGCCTGCGGCTGCGGCGCCTGTTCAGCGACCGCGACCTGCTGATCGCGCAGTGCCTCGAGCACGGCGCCTGGACGGGCCTGGACGCGCCGGGGCTTGCCGCCGTGGTCTCCGCCGCCGTCCACGAGTCCCGGCGCGACGATCGTGCCCCCGAGATCATCGCGGACCCGGCGGTCCGTGCGGCGCTGGAGGCCACGGGTCACCTGGCTGCTGAGCTGCAGGCGGCGGAGTCCCGCCACGGCATCGATCCCACGACGCCGCCCGACCCGGCGATCTCCGCGATCGTGCACCGCTGGGCCCGCGGCGCCCATCTCGCCGCCGCGCTGGACGGCAACGATCTGCCGCCCGGGGACTTCGTGCGCCACTGCCGCCAGGTCATCGACCTGCTCGACCAGCTCACGGCCGATGAGGAGCTGGGGGCCATCGCCCACCGGGCGGTGGGGGCGGTGCGCCGCGGTCTCGTCGCCCAGGAGATCGACCGATGA
- the tatC gene encoding twin-arginine translocase subunit TatC — MSLGEHLVELRNRLVISAAAVLVLAIVGWFVYPWVFELLKRPFEIAANDGLPASLNFRGVGTGLNVRLQMSAYVGLLLASPVIMLQIWLFVMPGLHRNERKYAIGFFGSAIPLFFIGCAAGYWAINQLVPVLLSFTPQTDQVDQLIGYDEYLAMLVKTMLAFGIAFVMPVVMVLLNFLGIIRGRTMLKAWRWIIFVSVLFTAVMVPTPEPFTLLAMSAVIASLFFAAIVIALIHDKRHGVGKDDELDDDEVEDIGTPSDLDEDDEDGR; from the coding sequence ATGTCCCTCGGGGAGCACCTTGTCGAGCTGCGCAACAGGCTGGTCATCAGCGCCGCAGCGGTGCTGGTGCTGGCGATCGTCGGCTGGTTCGTCTACCCCTGGGTCTTCGAGCTGCTCAAGCGCCCCTTCGAGATCGCGGCCAACGACGGCCTCCCCGCCTCGCTGAACTTCCGCGGGGTCGGCACCGGCCTGAACGTCCGGCTCCAGATGTCCGCGTACGTCGGTCTGCTGCTCGCCTCCCCGGTGATCATGCTGCAGATCTGGCTGTTCGTGATGCCCGGGCTGCACCGCAACGAGCGCAAGTACGCGATCGGCTTCTTCGGTTCCGCGATCCCGCTGTTCTTCATCGGTTGCGCCGCCGGGTACTGGGCGATCAATCAGCTGGTCCCCGTGCTGCTGAGCTTCACCCCGCAGACCGACCAGGTCGATCAGCTGATCGGCTACGACGAGTACCTGGCCATGCTGGTCAAGACGATGCTGGCCTTCGGCATCGCCTTCGTGATGCCCGTGGTCATGGTGCTGCTGAACTTCCTGGGGATCATCCGCGGTCGCACGATGCTCAAGGCATGGCGCTGGATCATCTTCGTCAGCGTGCTGTTCACGGCGGTCATGGTGCCCACGCCCGAGCCGTTCACGCTGCTGGCGATGTCGGCCGTGATCGCGAGCCTCTTCTTCGCCGCGATCGTCATCGCCCTGATCCACGACAAGCGCCACGGCGTCGGGAAGGACGACGAGCTCGACGACGACGAGGTCGAGGACATCGGCACACCCTCCGACCTCGACGAGGACGACGAGGACGGACGGTGA
- a CDS encoding WYL domain-containing protein, whose protein sequence is MAAKGVERLLNVIMTIGSRRRIDRAKLFAVIPDYASAASDQAAERMFERDKAAILELGLPLATERDVLDENTVYYRIDAGTSGAVLDLTTEEYTVLLAASRAWDDAAAGGAARRVRSKLLSLGHDADPDLLRRTPRGAVESLPVLSPLLEAVTAARSVRFTYRGTHGAPAERHVEPWVVGVHDGHWYVHGWDLGRSAARLFRASRIESFPTAGPPAVQERPEQTDLASVLGAMHESDDHDRAVVAAAPFKALALRDRAGAPLDAERLELPPLPRPAARRLVLADVRWGELLEPAAWRSELAEVLTAIADAHEREADLAGVEAAAVRPEPRIRTTPTGTDTLSRLISEASYVMDRGEADLAELSAALGVSTTQLITDLQVLFVCGDMGTGWEDLIEAEWEHGTVRVRNAEPLRRALRLSAVEITALLAGLAALEPSAGEAEAIVASARQKLLAGADGGSEEPPAAPTRAELAEAASVDEMASRTADRAESVLTAVHRALRADVDADEGGGGDAARLTIRYSSTDRPGTSVRRIRPRRIDTDGTRSYLLADCELAEAPRRFRLDRIVEILPPGTPQERAGAGEGPLLDGLVDGEVWLRLDPPGRWVAESFGAAELRDGTDGSTFARVDSPVRAALVDAVLESAGAVEVLAPRELRNTIVTVARVAGTRHTQA, encoded by the coding sequence GTGGCTGCCAAAGGTGTGGAAAGACTGCTCAACGTCATCATGACGATCGGTTCGCGCCGTCGGATCGACCGCGCGAAGCTCTTCGCCGTGATCCCCGATTACGCGAGCGCGGCCTCCGACCAGGCCGCCGAGCGCATGTTCGAGCGGGACAAGGCCGCGATCCTGGAGCTCGGACTGCCGCTGGCCACCGAGCGCGACGTCCTCGACGAGAACACGGTCTACTACCGGATCGACGCGGGCACCTCCGGCGCCGTGCTGGACCTCACCACCGAGGAGTACACGGTGCTGCTGGCCGCGAGCCGGGCCTGGGACGACGCCGCAGCCGGGGGAGCGGCCCGCCGGGTGCGCTCCAAGCTGCTCAGCCTCGGGCACGACGCCGATCCGGACCTGTTGCGTCGCACCCCGCGCGGGGCCGTGGAGTCGCTGCCGGTGCTCTCCCCGCTGCTCGAGGCGGTCACGGCCGCCCGGTCCGTGCGCTTCACCTATCGCGGCACCCACGGCGCCCCGGCCGAGCGCCACGTCGAGCCGTGGGTGGTGGGTGTGCACGACGGGCACTGGTACGTCCACGGCTGGGATCTCGGTCGCTCGGCGGCGCGCCTGTTCCGTGCCTCGCGCATCGAGTCGTTCCCGACCGCGGGGCCGCCGGCCGTGCAGGAGCGGCCGGAGCAGACCGATCTCGCCTCGGTGCTCGGGGCGATGCACGAGAGCGACGACCACGACCGCGCCGTCGTCGCGGCGGCCCCGTTCAAGGCGCTCGCCCTCCGCGACCGCGCCGGCGCCCCCTTGGACGCCGAGCGCCTCGAGCTGCCGCCGCTGCCCCGACCGGCCGCGCGCCGTCTGGTCCTCGCCGACGTCCGTTGGGGAGAGCTGCTCGAGCCGGCCGCCTGGCGCTCCGAGCTGGCCGAGGTCCTCACCGCCATCGCCGACGCCCACGAGCGGGAGGCCGACCTCGCCGGCGTCGAGGCAGCCGCCGTGCGCCCGGAACCCCGGATCCGCACCACCCCGACCGGCACGGACACCCTCTCGCGGCTGATCTCCGAGGCCTCCTACGTGATGGATCGTGGCGAGGCCGACCTCGCCGAGCTCTCCGCCGCCCTCGGCGTGAGCACCACGCAGCTGATCACCGATCTGCAGGTGCTGTTCGTCTGCGGCGACATGGGGACCGGCTGGGAAGACCTGATCGAGGCCGAGTGGGAGCACGGCACCGTCCGGGTGCGCAACGCGGAGCCGCTGCGCCGGGCGCTGCGGCTCAGCGCCGTGGAGATCACCGCCCTGCTCGCCGGACTGGCCGCCCTCGAGCCCTCGGCCGGGGAGGCCGAGGCGATCGTGGCCAGCGCCCGGCAGAAGCTGCTGGCCGGTGCGGACGGCGGATCCGAGGAGCCGCCGGCAGCGCCCACCCGGGCCGAGCTGGCCGAGGCCGCCTCCGTGGACGAGATGGCCTCGCGCACCGCCGACCGCGCCGAGTCGGTCCTGACCGCCGTCCACCGGGCGCTGCGCGCCGATGTCGACGCGGACGAGGGAGGCGGCGGGGACGCCGCGCGCCTGACGATCCGCTACTCCTCGACGGACCGACCGGGCACCAGCGTCCGCCGGATCCGTCCCCGGCGGATCGACACCGACGGCACCCGGTCCTACCTGCTGGCCGACTGCGAACTCGCCGAGGCCCCGCGCCGCTTCCGCCTGGACCGGATCGTGGAGATCCTGCCCCCGGGCACGCCGCAGGAGCGGGCCGGAGCAGGCGAAGGGCCGCTGCTGGACGGCCTGGTCGACGGCGAGGTGTGGCTGCGCCTGGACCCCCCGGGTCGCTGGGTCGCGGAGTCCTTCGGGGCGGCGGAGCTGCGGGACGGCACCGACGGTTCGACCTTCGCGCGCGTGGACTCCCCGGTGCGCGCGGCGCTCGTGGACGCGGTGCTCGAATCCGCCGGGGCCGTCGAGGTGCTCGCCCCGCGTGAGCTGAGAAACACGATCGTGACCGTGGCCCGCGTCGCAGGCACACGTCACACCCAGGCCTAG
- a CDS encoding diacylglycerol kinase family protein: protein MSRLRVGLLANPTAALGTAHRVGRQVRHLLRLAGISVVDLSGPSAPVARARALEVRETLTALVVVGGDGTVALGAEIVADTPVRLGIVPAGSGNDFARTLGLPLNDTEECVRILLHALSRPVVTIDAIEIIAAGEHPLPRRSVALGNINLGFDALVNARANSAGRVHTLRYTTALLRELPAFTPFPYWLEIDGGERIELDATLVTLANSGIFGGGMRIAPGARLDDGLLELVTLEKIGRTDLLRFFPRVFRGTHTSVDGFGVRPVREVSIGLRHGRALRSYADGEPRALLPITARLLPGAVRLLADLSEGDHP, encoded by the coding sequence GTGAGCAGGCTCCGGGTCGGACTGCTGGCGAATCCGACGGCAGCCCTCGGCACCGCGCACCGGGTCGGTCGGCAGGTCCGGCACCTGCTGCGCCTGGCCGGCATCTCGGTGGTGGACCTCTCCGGCCCCTCGGCGCCGGTGGCCCGGGCCCGGGCGCTCGAGGTCCGCGAGACCCTGACCGCGCTGGTGGTCGTCGGCGGCGACGGGACCGTCGCCCTCGGCGCCGAGATCGTGGCCGATACACCGGTGCGGCTCGGCATCGTGCCCGCCGGCAGCGGCAACGACTTCGCCCGCACCCTCGGACTGCCCCTGAACGACACCGAGGAGTGCGTGCGGATCCTTCTGCACGCCCTGTCCCGCCCGGTGGTCACCATCGACGCGATCGAGATCATCGCCGCCGGGGAGCACCCGCTCCCGCGCCGCTCGGTGGCCCTGGGAAACATCAATCTCGGCTTCGACGCGCTGGTCAACGCCCGGGCGAACAGCGCCGGCCGCGTCCACACCCTGCGGTACACCACAGCCCTGCTGCGCGAGCTGCCGGCCTTCACCCCCTTCCCCTATTGGCTCGAGATCGACGGCGGGGAGCGGATCGAGCTGGATGCGACCCTGGTGACTCTGGCCAACTCCGGGATCTTCGGCGGCGGGATGCGCATCGCCCCCGGGGCCCGGCTCGACGACGGCCTTCTCGAGCTGGTCACGCTCGAGAAGATCGGGCGCACCGACCTGCTGCGCTTCTTCCCGAGGGTCTTCCGCGGCACCCACACCTCCGTGGACGGGTTCGGCGTCCGGCCCGTCCGGGAGGTGTCGATCGGGCTGCGCCACGGGCGCGCCCTGCGCAGCTACGCCGACGGCGAGCCCCGCGCGCTGCTGCCGATCACCGCCCGGCTGCTGCCGGGAGCGGTGCGCCTGCTGGCCGACCTCTCGGAAGGAGACCACCCGTGA
- the lnt gene encoding apolipoprotein N-acyltransferase produces MTTTTRAASARAGVRRARDEFDPTPWPAALVCGLAGGGAALLAFPPYGMWMLLPVSLALLSAGLLVRSVWVAILVSLAWGAAFFIPLTAWANTYAGTAPWVALGVFEALYIVLFGLLARTVMLRRGLCLSSAVVVSALWVGVETLRSHVPWGGLPWGASAFALADSPLLNLGPWIGVAGLAFVVALLGQMLLHGALSLLGRRHRGLVGFAGVWPLALAVGAILATMVTPFPPNPAPQDRGTMTVAGIQGSMEKIDPATMTMPDDVFENHLAVTRDTIEQTRAEGRQLDLIVWPEDSTGYDPRQDPWMSDQISSAAADAGAPVLIGTQAAVGETQRLNQSVLYAPGGSTPYVYSKRHPVPFGEYIPYRDFFGTLSDKVDLVPRDMIAGDEVGVMDLEELDQGEHRVGVLICFEIAYDNLVGDVVRDGAEMVVVQSNNALFGDSHEAVQQLAEAKVMAVVSGRSVVHVSTVGHSAIFTPSGRQLDFVDHWEQGAVLADVPLRTGITPAVAAGPWIAVGLSALGLVGFLAALAGRRRALSPLPRRRGRSRA; encoded by the coding sequence ATGACGACGACGACCCGGGCCGCCTCCGCCCGGGCGGGCGTGCGGCGCGCACGCGACGAGTTCGATCCCACGCCGTGGCCCGCGGCACTCGTGTGCGGCCTCGCCGGCGGAGGCGCCGCCCTGCTCGCCTTCCCGCCCTACGGGATGTGGATGCTGCTGCCCGTCTCCCTGGCCCTGCTCAGCGCCGGTCTGCTGGTGCGCAGCGTGTGGGTCGCCATCCTGGTGTCGCTGGCCTGGGGTGCGGCGTTCTTCATCCCGCTGACCGCCTGGGCGAACACCTACGCGGGCACCGCTCCATGGGTGGCGCTGGGCGTGTTCGAGGCCCTGTACATCGTGCTGTTCGGGCTGCTGGCCCGCACCGTCATGCTCCGGCGCGGACTGTGCCTGTCCTCGGCGGTGGTGGTCTCGGCCCTCTGGGTCGGCGTCGAGACGCTGCGCAGCCACGTCCCCTGGGGCGGCCTGCCGTGGGGCGCCAGCGCCTTCGCCCTGGCCGATTCCCCGCTGCTGAACCTCGGCCCCTGGATCGGGGTGGCCGGTCTCGCCTTCGTCGTCGCCCTGCTCGGCCAGATGCTGCTGCACGGGGCGCTGTCCCTGCTGGGCCGACGCCACCGCGGGCTCGTCGGCTTCGCCGGCGTGTGGCCGCTCGCCCTCGCGGTCGGCGCGATCCTGGCCACCATGGTCACGCCCTTTCCGCCCAATCCCGCTCCCCAGGATCGCGGCACGATGACCGTCGCCGGCATCCAGGGATCGATGGAGAAGATCGACCCCGCCACGATGACGATGCCGGACGACGTGTTCGAGAACCATCTCGCGGTCACCCGCGACACCATCGAACAGACCCGCGCCGAGGGCCGGCAGCTGGACCTGATCGTCTGGCCCGAGGACTCCACCGGCTACGACCCGCGCCAGGATCCCTGGATGTCCGACCAGATCAGCTCCGCGGCCGCCGACGCCGGCGCCCCCGTCCTGATCGGCACCCAGGCCGCCGTCGGCGAGACCCAGCGACTGAACCAGTCGGTGCTGTACGCCCCGGGCGGCTCGACCCCCTACGTCTACTCCAAGCGGCACCCGGTGCCCTTCGGCGAATACATCCCGTACCGGGACTTCTTCGGCACGCTCTCAGACAAGGTCGACCTGGTCCCGCGCGACATGATCGCCGGCGACGAGGTCGGGGTGATGGACCTCGAGGAGCTGGACCAGGGCGAGCACCGCGTCGGCGTGCTGATCTGCTTCGAGATCGCCTACGACAACCTGGTCGGCGACGTGGTCCGCGACGGCGCCGAGATGGTCGTGGTGCAGTCCAACAACGCGCTGTTCGGGGACTCCCACGAGGCCGTCCAGCAGCTCGCGGAGGCGAAGGTGATGGCCGTCGTCTCCGGGCGCAGCGTCGTGCACGTCTCCACCGTGGGCCATTCGGCGATCTTCACCCCGTCCGGGCGACAGCTCGACTTCGTCGACCACTGGGAGCAGGGCGCGGTGCTCGCCGACGTCCCGCTGCGCACCGGGATCACCCCTGCGGTGGCCGCCGGTCCCTGGATCGCCGTGGGCCTGTCCGCCCTGGGCCTGGTCGGGTTCCTCGCCGCGCTCGCCGGACGCCGTCGGGCGCTCTCCCCGCTGCCGCGCCGTCGGGGGCGGAGCCGAGCATGA
- a CDS encoding polyprenol monophosphomannose synthase translates to MRPSTAALPPTLIVIPTYDERDSLPGTLARLRAAVPDVHVLVVDDSSPDGTGEWAEQTAAHDENVHVLHRAGKEGLGPAYLAGFAWGLEHGYEQLGEMDADASHRPEQLPRLLEAVRRGADLAIGSRWVRGGRVHDWPFSRLLLSGGANAYVRALLGLGVRDATAGFRLFRAELLEQLLEADIASQGYCFQVDMTRRARAHGAVIAEVPIDFDERTEGASKMSPRIVREALVLVTLWGLTRCAQRILQHLR, encoded by the coding sequence ATGAGGCCGTCCACCGCTGCCCTTCCGCCCACGCTGATCGTCATCCCCACCTATGACGAGCGGGATTCGCTGCCCGGCACCCTCGCACGCCTGCGCGCCGCGGTCCCCGACGTGCATGTGCTCGTCGTGGACGATTCCTCCCCGGACGGCACGGGGGAGTGGGCCGAGCAGACCGCCGCCCACGACGAGAACGTCCACGTCCTGCACCGCGCCGGCAAGGAGGGACTGGGCCCGGCCTACCTGGCCGGCTTCGCCTGGGGTCTCGAGCACGGGTACGAGCAGCTGGGGGAGATGGACGCCGACGCCTCCCACCGCCCCGAGCAGCTTCCCCGACTGCTGGAAGCCGTCCGCCGGGGCGCAGACCTCGCGATCGGCTCGCGCTGGGTGCGCGGCGGAAGGGTGCACGACTGGCCATTCTCGCGCCTGCTCCTGTCCGGGGGGGCGAACGCCTACGTGCGTGCGCTGCTGGGGCTCGGGGTCCGGGACGCGACGGCGGGATTCCGGCTCTTCCGCGCCGAGCTGCTGGAGCAGCTGCTCGAGGCGGACATCGCCTCCCAGGGGTACTGCTTCCAGGTGGACATGACCCGTCGGGCCCGCGCCCACGGCGCCGTGATCGCGGAGGTCCCGATCGATTTCGACGAGCGCACCGAGGGGGCCAGCAAGATGTCCCCCCGCATCGTGCGCGAAGCCCTGGTGCTGGTCACGCTCTGGGGACTCACACGATGTGCCCAGCGGATCCTGCAGCACCTGCGTTAG
- a CDS encoding amidohydrolase family protein: MRETEPATAPAQPARPVLYTGIVLYSTEDPEASAMLVADGLIAWTGPEDTARVIHDGAEVVDATGCLITPGFVDAAATPDGADPDSAEDTAAAAAGIVLRLPGPTGEREGVRVIDPVTESDDYLDLLADGTPLAFGSGGRASGTDPWDWVRGATRRPAPDQRISDRAAFLAATRGGQRVAGRRHPGSLRTGIEATFVVWEPWDLTVQSRAERVESWSTDPRSRTPLLPDLDRGTPRALRTVIDGAIVHDRLGRTPA, from the coding sequence GTGAGAGAGACCGAACCCGCCACTGCGCCCGCACAGCCTGCCCGGCCCGTGCTGTACACCGGCATCGTGCTGTACAGCACCGAGGACCCCGAGGCCTCCGCGATGCTGGTCGCCGACGGGCTGATCGCCTGGACCGGCCCGGAGGACACCGCGCGGGTGATCCACGACGGCGCGGAGGTGGTCGACGCCACCGGGTGTCTGATCACCCCCGGCTTCGTGGACGCCGCCGCCACGCCCGACGGCGCCGATCCCGATTCCGCCGAGGACACGGCCGCTGCCGCGGCCGGCATCGTGCTGCGCCTTCCCGGGCCGACGGGGGAGCGCGAGGGCGTGCGCGTGATCGACCCCGTCACCGAGAGCGACGACTATCTCGATCTGCTCGCCGACGGCACCCCGCTGGCCTTCGGCTCCGGCGGTCGGGCGAGCGGCACCGATCCCTGGGACTGGGTCCGCGGGGCGACCCGTCGGCCCGCACCCGACCAGCGGATCAGCGATCGGGCGGCGTTCCTCGCCGCCACCCGCGGCGGTCAGCGCGTCGCGGGACGCCGCCACCCCGGCTCCCTGCGCACCGGGATCGAGGCGACCTTCGTGGTGTGGGAGCCCTGGGACCTCACCGTGCAGTCCCGGGCCGAGCGCGTCGAGTCCTGGTCGACCGACCCGCGCTCGCGCACCCCGCTGCTGCCCGATCTCGACCGGGGCACCCCGCGGGCGCTGCGCACCGTCATCGATGGCGCGATCGTCCATGACCGGCTCGGGAGGACCCCCGCATGA
- a CDS encoding FxsA family protein, with protein MSRAPAAGDRPHRSRWGGLLPIAIIVVGLVELAILVLIGVNTSLWWSVLIIAVGWVIGIALLVTAGQQSFVRLRSLLRAVRGSGDVQDHLSRPAFTVLSALFFFFPGVLTDLVGLILLLTPVQRRSVKAMGLGSGSEGARRVLYRRSGTGVIDGEIILDARKPEDRSDRDDRSRGTGPTTPPTIAQD; from the coding sequence ATGAGCAGAGCACCCGCCGCCGGTGACCGCCCCCACCGTTCCCGCTGGGGCGGGCTGCTGCCGATCGCGATCATCGTGGTCGGTCTGGTGGAGCTGGCGATCCTGGTGCTGATCGGTGTGAACACGAGTCTGTGGTGGTCGGTGCTGATCATCGCGGTGGGCTGGGTGATCGGCATCGCCCTGCTGGTGACCGCGGGACAGCAGTCCTTCGTGCGCCTGCGGTCCCTGCTGCGCGCCGTCCGCGGCAGCGGCGACGTCCAGGACCACCTCTCACGACCGGCGTTCACCGTGCTGTCGGCACTGTTCTTCTTCTTCCCGGGTGTGCTGACCGATCTGGTCGGTCTCATCCTGCTGCTGACCCCCGTCCAGCGCCGCTCGGTCAAGGCCATGGGCCTGGGCAGCGGCTCCGAAGGAGCCCGCCGGGTGCTGTACCGCCGCTCCGGCACCGGAGTCATCGACGGGGAGATCATCCTCGACGCCCGGAAGCCGGAGGACCGCAGCGACCGCGACGACCGCTCGCGGGGAACCGGCCCCACCACCCCGCCCACGATCGCACAGGACTGA